A segment of the Flavobacteriales bacterium genome:
CATGGCCACCGTCGGGCCCAGCGTGAGCCCAGCACCCAGGGCGCCCAGCGATTTGAGTGCTTGCCTGCGGCTCACGTTGTACGTAGCCTCATCATGATCGCCGCAGCTGCAGCCAGGAGGGTGGATGATCTCGCTCATGGTTTCGTGTAATAGGATGCAATGGGTCCGAACGGTCCGAATTTGTGCTGCTGCTCAGGGAAGGGGTCGGCGTATGGACCCAAGGGATGGTCCACGGGCTTCTTGCTGATGTCTGGCCAATCACCGGTGAGATCCCGATCCGGACGCGGTTGGGAGTTCACGTACGCGGCCACATCCCAGGCCTCTTCGTCGGTGAGTTGCGGAGCAAGATAGGTGGCACCCTGCGGCATGTTGGCCTTCACGTAGCCCGCGAAGCGGCTGAGGCGGTAGAGCCCTGCACCGCTATTGTAGCTGAAAGGCCCCCAGAGCGGCGGATAGAGTTGCGTGATGCTATCGGCCTTCAGCATGCCTTGTCCATCGGTGCCGTGGCAAGATGAGCACTTCGCATGGAAGACCTGCTCACCACGCTTGGGGTCTGCCGCACGGTCGAGGAAAGCCAGTTCCATGATGCCCGATCCCTTGGGCTTTTGGTCCCGCGCAATGCCGGTGCCCAACCATTCCAGGTAGGCGAGGATGGCGCGCATCTCGCGGCTGGTGCTGTCCAATGCGGTTCCATTCAGGCTGCGCTCCACGCAATCATTCACGCGCTTCACCACGGTCTCGAGCTTCCCGCTGCGCGCGCGGATCTTCGGATAGGTGCTCCACACGGCGCCATAGTTGTTGCCCCACGGCTTGGTGCCTGCATCGAGGTGGCAGTTCTGGCAATTCAGCGCGTTGGTGTTCCGCATCACCATCCCGTTCGGGCCGATGTAAAGCGCCGTGCTCGTGATCAGCTCACGACCATAGCGGACCAGGTCCTCGCGCTCGTCATCGAGGAAGGCGAGCCGAGCGGTATCAGCGCCGCTCCACAGCCCATCCGGATCGTACGTGGCCGCTTGCGGCAACGGATCCGGTGCTTGCGTGTCCGGGATATCGGATGGGAGGAAGAACTGCGCGGCCACGAGCGCGACCAGGATCCAAGTGATGCGCTTGCTCCAGCTCAGTCCTCCCTTGCGCGGCTTCCCGATGCGCTCCTGCAAGGTGGCAAGCGCGTCATCGAGCACGTAGAGCACCACCAGGACAAGGACGGTGGCCAGCAGGACGATCGCGGGCACGAGCATGGCCGTGCGCGATCAATGAGGCAGTTTCTCGCGAAGGAGGCCGTACACCCATGTGCCCGCGACCGCGCTCAAGAAGGTCACCATCACCACGCTGAAGCCGGCCCCCATCTGCGCGAACAGCGGCCCAGGGCACGCGCCGGTGATGGCCCAGCCGAGGCCGAAGAGCAGGCCGCCGATCACCTGGCCCTTGTTGAACTCCTTCTTCGGGATGTGGATCTCCTCACCATGGATGGTCCTGGCCTTCGTGCGCTTGATGAGCAGCACGCTGATGAGCCCGACAATCACAGCCGTGCCGATCACGCCGTACATGTGGAAGCTCTCGAAGCGGAACATCTCCTGGATCCGGAACCAGCTGATGATCTCGGCCTTCACGAAGACGATGCCGAAGAGGATGCCCCAAGCGCTGTACTTGAAATTGTGCCACCACGGGTGCACCAGCTCGCTCTCATTCACGCAGATCGCATCAAGCTCGCGTTGCTTCAGGTCGGCGTCCGGCGCCTGTAGGATATCGCGCTCCATGGCTTCAGAGGGAAAGGAGTAAGGGAAGGATGAACCAGGTCATGGTGATGCCACCGACCATGAACATCACGGTGGCCACGAGGCTCGGCCATTGCATGCTGCTGAGGCCCATGATGGCGTGCCCGCTGGTGCAGCCGCCGGCGTAGCGCGTGCCGAAGCCCACCAGGAATCCGCCGAATACGAAGAAGATCAGGCCGCGGAGCGTGAAAAGCTGGTCCCAGCTGAAGATCTCGGCAGGCAGCAGATGACCCGTGTCCGTGATGCCCTTGCTCGCGAGGTACTCGGCGGTCGGCTCAGCCAGCACCATCGGGTTCGGGTCGCTGAGGAATTGCGCGGCGATGAAAGCGCCCACCGCGATGCCGCCCACGAAGAACAGGTTCCAGGCTTCCTTCTTCCAATCGTATTTGAAGAAGGAGATGTTCGCGGGCAAGCAGGCCGCGCACAAATGGCGCAGGGAGCTGCTGATCCCGAAACTCTTGTTGCCCACGAGCAGCAGGTAGGGTACGGTGAGGCCGATAAGGGCGCCGGCCACGTACCAGGGCCAGGGTTCTTTGATGGTCTCGAGCAT
Coding sequences within it:
- a CDS encoding c-type cytochrome is translated as MLVPAIVLLATVLVLVVLYVLDDALATLQERIGKPRKGGLSWSKRITWILVALVAAQFFLPSDIPDTQAPDPLPQAATYDPDGLWSGADTARLAFLDDEREDLVRYGRELITSTALYIGPNGMVMRNTNALNCQNCHLDAGTKPWGNNYGAVWSTYPKIRARSGKLETVVKRVNDCVERSLNGTALDSTSREMRAILAYLEWLGTGIARDQKPKGSGIMELAFLDRAADPKRGEQVFHAKCSSCHGTDGQGMLKADSITQLYPPLWGPFSYNSGAGLYRLSRFAGYVKANMPQGATYLAPQLTDEEAWDVAAYVNSQPRPDRDLTGDWPDISKKPVDHPLGPYADPFPEQQHKFGPFGPIASYYTKP
- a CDS encoding YeeE/YedE family protein, encoding MERDILQAPDADLKQRELDAICVNESELVHPWWHNFKYSAWGILFGIVFVKAEIISWFRIQEMFRFESFHMYGVIGTAVIVGLISVLLIKRTKARTIHGEEIHIPKKEFNKGQVIGGLLFGLGWAITGACPGPLFAQMGAGFSVVMVTFLSAVAGTWVYGLLREKLPH
- a CDS encoding YeeE/YedE family protein: MLETIKEPWPWYVAGALIGLTVPYLLLVGNKSFGISSSLRHLCAACLPANISFFKYDWKKEAWNLFFVGGIAVGAFIAAQFLSDPNPMVLAEPTAEYLASKGITDTGHLLPAEIFSWDQLFTLRGLIFFVFGGFLVGFGTRYAGGCTSGHAIMGLSSMQWPSLVATVMFMVGGITMTWFILPLLLSL